The DNA region GGGATCAGCTACTTCGTCTTTACTCTTCAGGTTTTCTTTCTCATCGACTTTTATTTCTGACATTGGGTTACTGATGCTACTTTTATCTGTATCCTTACTTCCCTTAACACTTCTCGAAGGGTTATCAACTTTTCCAATTTTCTTttcgatgacgtcatcacgTTTTGAACTCTTGATGGCGCCCCCTAACTGACACTTCTGTTCCTTTTCGTCTATGATCTCGGTCTTTTCAGGACATATTTCTTCAGTTTCTTCACCATCTAACGGTGCCTTTTCTCTCACAGGCAACCACTTTTCAGTCTCGAGGGCGATGAGTTTTGCGTTAAGAGGGGTTTCCTTTGAATCAATGCCTTGTGCAGTGTCTTCCCTATCCCGACTGTTTTCTCTCTTTTTACGAGGTTTTCGTCGACGTTTCTTCGGAGTATCATCGTATGCTTCCTGTTGACTGGACTCTTCACGGTCGCTATCATAACCAGACGGTGATGGTCCATACAACAGTGTTTCAGGATTATCAGAAACTTCTCGTCTCGATGACCTTTGCCCCGGAACTTCAAAAAATTCTAGATTTTCTTCATGTACTTCATTTTCGACTCTATCCATGGTAATCATTTCAAATTCCAAAAATATAGGCGGGTGATCGTCTTCACTTTGTAGATCTTGGTCTTGACTTGACAAAGCCTGGAGGTTTGAATTTGTGCCTTCACGTTCATTTTCATGAGATATTATTTCATTACTACCTTTTTGTTCATTCGCCGCCGTTTTTGTAGGATTGGTGGTGTTGTGGTAGGCATTTTCTGATGATAGTTGATCACCTTCTTGGTTCCTGACTGTCGAAATGTATGGTTCATCAAGTATTGATTTCTTATCGTCGCTGGCCGGCACTACAACTGTCCGATTTTCGACTATATTCTTATCAGTTCTGATTTTGCTCTCTTGTGGattttctgtgtttttcttAGTTTCCTCTTCACCAACTATTACCTTAGTAAGCCCACTTTCTAAACTGTCATCTTTAGTTGATTGTGGAATATGCGTGCTTTCATGCGTATTTTTCAGTCGAACTGGTTTTAATATATCACCTTTGCGTACTGGATCAAACTCATCGAATTTGTCAGCATCGGTGACCACCATAACAAACCCCTCTTCGATGATTTCAATTGACCTTCTCTTTTCGCCGTGATGAGGATTATTATAATGTTGCCTCATTGTGacgtcattttcattttcttctgtTTTGACTGTCTCGTTTATGGTTTCACCAATTTTATCTGTTGTTGTTTCGTTGTCATCACTGCATTTGGATATTACTATTTCTATTGCTTTGTTTTGAACACGAGCAACAGACGCATTGTTGTTGGTTGGTTTAGTCTCAATGGTTGCGTCATCATCCTTAGTTGCTGCATTCTCAACAATTTGCATACTTTGGTTTGGAATGACGTCAGAGTCATTCTCTAGTTTTGACTTCTCAGAATGCTCAATTTCTGTCCTTTTATCAGTTGGATTTGATTTAGTTGCGACACTTCTCTCGTTTTCGGTTTCACCTTCGACAGTTGGTAGAATCTGGTGATCACCATCACCAACAACAGGGCTAGACTCAGATTGATCTTTACACGGAGTTGAGGCTTTAGTTTCTCCACACTCTTCTTTGGATATCAGGTGTTCAGACTTAGAAGGGTCATTTTCTGTATCGATCATTTCTACTGGACATTCTGGTTTGCCGCTTTTTTCGTCAGACTCTTTAGAGTTGTTAACTTGATTATCGACACTGTTATCGGCACTGTTAACTTGATTATCGGCGCTGTTAATTTGATTATCGGCGCTGGTAACTTGATTATCGGCACTGGTAATTTGCTCAGGAAAAGGTGACTTTTTGCTACTAATGGTTTCTTCAAATTTACTGGGTTCAATTTCTGTACAGGTCACTGCAACCAGGGGTTTTGACTGGCCACTGTCTTCATTATACTCACCATCTGTAGATTTACCTGGTTCAATTTCTGCAACAGGTTCTTCAACAAGAGATGGCGTCGGCTCATTTCCGTCTTTGGACACGGCATCTTTGGACTCTTTGGTTTCATCATCGGCTCTGGTCACTTCAACTGGGGACTGAGACTGGACATTTTCGTCTTTAGACACAGTGTCTTCAACCTCATTAGGTTCGTCTTTTGAACTGGTCACTTTAACAGGGGACTGAGGCTGgtcattttcttcttcttcttcgaTCTTATCTTCGTTTTCAGTTCTGGCCACTTCAATGAAGGGTTGAGGCAGGCCACTTTCTTCTTTAAATACACTTTCTTCAACCACAGTGGGTGTGTGTTCTGAACAGGTCACTTTTACAGGGGTTTGAAACTGGCTACTTTCTTCTTCAGGCATATTATCTGCTAACTTAGTTGGTTCTTCATTTGTACTAATCACTATTGCATATGTTTGAGACTGGTCACTTTCTTCTTTAGACACACTGTCATCAATCTGTGTAGGCTCGTTTTCTATACTGGTCACTTTACCAAGGAACTGAGCGTCGTCATTCTCTTCTGAACACACATTGTCTTCGGACTTAGTTGGTTTGTTTTCTGAGTTGGTCACATTAACAGGAGACTTACATTGGTCACTTTCTTCTTTAGGCACACTATCTTCAATCTTGTCTTCGTTTTCTGTACTGGTCGCTTTAATTGGGGACTGAAACTGGTCACTTTCTTCATTGGACTGGTCTCTAGTAGGGGACTGAGAGTGGTCATCCTCTCCTGAAGACAACGTGTCTTCGGATTTAATTGGTTCGCGTTCTGAACTGACCACTTTTACAGGGGACTGAGACTGGTCACTTTCTTCTTCAAACTTTGTAGGTTCGTCATCTGTAATGGTCACTTTTACAGGGGATTGAGACTCGTAACGCTCTTCTTTGGAGACACTGTCTTTGGACTCGATGGGTTCATTTTGTTTACTAGTCACTTCAACAGGTGGCTGTGACAGGTCGCTCACTTCTTGTGATATGTTGTCTTCAAACTTATTTGGTtcagtctctgtctgtgtaGCGTCTTCAGGACTTTGCAACTGGCTATTCTGAGGTTCGGTCATCCCGTCATTGCGCTCAGACTGGTCAATTTGCGTATTACTATCATCATCAAATACTTGACTGGACTTGGAGTTACCAGGCTTTTCTTGCACAGCCGATtctctttcaacattttcagTTAATGATTCATCGCCACATTGTGTTTCACTAGATGACTCGTGTTGATCAGCTGACGCTTTTGGAGTATTGACTTCAACACATGAACCAGTTTCTCTTTTCGCAGTAACCTCACCAACAACAGATGCACACTTCAATTCACCGTCGATATCTTTATGCATATGTTCGTTATCTTTAGTTATATTGATAATCCCTATTATTTCATCTTTTGCACGTACACTTTGCGTCAGATCTTTCTCAAGCTGCGTTTCTTTATAGCCCTCTTTGGCATCTTCGTTAACGTTTTCAGTTCTATTTTTTGTCGGGTTTATCTCTACTTGTTCAGTTCTGTTATCTGTGGTAGTTTCTATACATTCAGTTGCCGTCTTCTGTTCATTATCAAAACCTACAGGGCTGATGATATCTTGGGTACTGTTGTTAGCCATGTTGTTCAAATCTTCAACGACTGTATGACTGGTGCCGCTACTTTCAGTAAGACCAGGCTTATTGGAATCGATAGTTGCGGTGTCACATTTTTGTACTTGGTTCCCCTGACaacttgtattttcatttgaagtatCATCTGCATCATCGACTCCCGTGTTTTCTCGCGATAGTGCCCTAGGTTCCTGGGAATCACACGTGGTAGGAAACTCAGTAACCACATCGTTTGTTTCATCAGTATCATCGTTATGAGTTGACCGTTTTTCATTCACTTCTTGCATGCCAGTAATACCAGACGTGTCCGCGACCACCATCTCAGACATAGTATGTCTTGCTGAATCTAGGGAGGCAGCGGAATTTGACGATTCGTGGTCCTTATGTTGAGCAGTAAGAACGTTCGTCTGTTGTTCGCAACCAGTAGACGCTTGGCAAGATTCATTCAATACTAATTCCGATCCCATATCGGTCATTCCTGGATTAACTGTATCAGATTGAGTATCATCGGCTTGCTTATCTTCGTTCGGTATTTCACTCctattttttgtttcatcttCGTCAgctgaaattacatgtacacaagtaTTTCGGTTCTCCTTGGTGacattgatattttcatcaccATGCACAACAGCACTGGATTGCACATCATTAATATGTTTGATCAACTcaccaactttttctacaacTTCACCTACGCCATCGTCAACTTTTCTCTCATTTATAGGCTCTTCGTAAATTCCAGGATCCAGCGATGGAATTTCACTGGATTGTTGTGATCCCAAATCAGTGGCAGTCATATCTTGTCCGATGTTTTCAGTTTCATGACTGACAGTTATGCATTCACTGATACCACTACCTGTAGGCACTGCAGACATACGTTCGTTTCCCGTACCTTGATCAACGTTATTACCGCTACTAACCATGTTTTCAACAAGTATAGAATTCATACCactttcttttgaaaatttatCATTCTTGCAAACTTTACTGTCATTGTCATTACCATCTTGATTTTCTGCATGGAGTATGGGGTCAGTGTCAGTTTTCTCCATGGTGTTGTCGGATTTCGAAATCTCTACATTATTCTCTGCATTATCTTGGAAGTCTTGGCCTTTCATATCAGGCGTGCTACGAACACCGTCATCTTCATTGCGATATGATGGTGGAATCACCTGTTGTGCCTTGCCCTTTTGATTGGATGGTGAAATCGACTGTTCTTCTTCGGCTTTTTGATTGGATGGCGGAACCGGGGGCGGGGCCACCTTTTCTTCTTGACCCTTTTCATTGGATGGTGTAACCAACTTTTCTTCTTGTGATTGTGCCTTTTCGCCTTCTCCAGATACCCTAGCCAAAATAGCGTTAACAAAGTCATCTACTTCATCTACTTCGTCGTCCTCATCAACCTTTCCTCTTCCCTGTGACCCACTCTCAAACTGTACATCTTGATCTGGTTTTGACTCTATAGTAGATTGCAGACTTTGATTGGTTACCACATTATCATTCCTGGCAACTGATGCCTCGCCTTTGTCACTACTGATAACACATTTCGTTGATTCTTCGTGTTGTTCTGTTAGAGCAAATTATAAAATCAATATACAAGCATTGGtagtaaatattttaaacttaTAGTCAGTCACATATGTATGCTGGCCAAGTATATACATTGGTCGTCAATgaaattgtttactttcaaacATCAATATAAATAAGGTCTTTCCGAATGATGTATTTAATCAAGTTTCatgaatttttaaaatactGCTAGGAGAGGT from Glandiceps talaboti chromosome 18, keGlaTala1.1, whole genome shotgun sequence includes:
- the LOC144449013 gene encoding uncharacterized protein LOC144449013, with the protein product MSKNSSQDTYDTSSVSNTGDTDMGSKCCGAKSSKVEPNVEEMDKRPSPSKLMARNRGQTSTTDDVDETIELEDFVSDLDPGIQNGNDYADTEHTGLESFPLLEQNTRNYKRPSVNSGSDVDNELAPLMLHDESSTVFVENENAFATEALMNTSPKEGAVERTYLTTTPAINGKAATEENAPTNPVPSATCGDFENSNLVNSTLQMQSSTNSSMNSDTNGNERNAILCDTYSEKYQKRAIPVTISGAIIGHTLGKQKSPGEMISQPSKDSGILETGCGDARLTSGNEITHDKKDIKGEKENSGKEQRDESDLSFSTKVDIEQHEESTKCVISSDKGEASVARNDNVVTNQSLQSTIESKPDQDVQFESGSQGRGKVDEDDEVDEVDDFVNAILARVSGEGEKAQSQEEKLVTPSNEKGQEEKVAPPPVPPSNQKAEEEQSISPSNQKGKAQQVIPPSYRNEDDGVRSTPDMKGQDFQDNAENNVEISKSDNTMEKTDTDPILHAENQDGNDNDSKVCKNDKFSKESGMNSILVENMVSSGNNVDQGTGNERMSAVPTGSGISECITVSHETENIGQDMTATDLGSQQSSEIPSLDPGIYEEPINERKVDDGVGEVVEKVGELIKHINDVQSSAVVHGDENINVTKENRNTCVHVISADEDETKNRSEIPNEDKQADDTQSDTVNPGMTDMGSELVLNESCQASTGCEQQTNVLTAQHKDHESSNSAASLDSARHTMSEMVVADTSGITGMQEVNEKRSTHNDDTDETNDVVTEFPTTCDSQEPRALSRENTGVDDADDTSNENTSCQGNQVQKCDTATIDSNKPGLTESSGTSHTVVEDLNNMANNSTQDIISPVGFDNEQKTATECIETTTDNRTEQVEINPTKNRTENVNEDAKEGYKETQLEKDLTQSVRAKDEIIGIINITKDNEHMHKDIDGELKCASVVGEVTAKRETGSCVEVNTPKASADQHESSSETQCGDESLTENVERESAVQEKPGNSKSSQVFDDDSNTQIDQSERNDGMTEPQNSQLQSPEDATQTETEPNKFEDNISQEVSDLSQPPVEVTSKQNEPIESKDSVSKEERYESQSPVKVTITDDEPTKFEEESDQSQSPVKVVSSEREPIKSEDTLSSGEDDHSQSPTRDQSNEESDQFQSPIKATSTENEDKIEDSVPKEESDQCKSPVNVTNSENKPTKSEDNVCSEENDDAQFLGKVTSIENEPTQIDDSVSKEESDQSQTYAIVISTNEEPTKLADNMPEEESSQFQTPVKVTCSEHTPTVVEESVFKEESGLPQPFIEVARTENEDKIEEEEENDQPQSPVKVTSSKDEPNEVEDTVSKDENVQSQSPVEVTRADDETKESKDAVSKDGNEPTPSLVEEPVAEIEPGKSTDGEYNEDSGQSKPLVAVTCTEIEPSKFEETISSKKSPFPEQITSADNQVTSADNQINSADNQVNSADNSVDNQVNNSKESDEKSGKPECPVEMIDTENDPSKSEHLISKEECGETKASTPCKDQSESSPVVGDGDHQILPTVEGETENERSVATKSNPTDKRTEIEHSEKSKLENDSDVIPNQSMQIVENAATKDDDATIETKPTNNNASVARVQNKAIEIVISKCSDDNETTTDKIGETINETVKTEENENDVTMRQHYNNPHHGEKRRSIEIIEEGFVMVVTDADKFDEFDPVRKGDILKPVRLKNTHESTHIPQSTKDDSLESGLTKVIVGEEETKKNTENPQESKIRTDKNIVENRTVVVPASDDKKSILDEPYISTVRNQEGDQLSSENAYHNTTNPTKTAANEQKGSNEIISHENEREGTNSNLQALSSQDQDLQSEDDHPPIFLEFEMITMDRVENEVHEENLEFFEVPGQRSSRREVSDNPETLLYGPSPSGYDSDREESSQQEAYDDTPKKRRRKPRKKRENSRDREDTAQGIDSKETPLNAKLIALETEKWLPVREKAPLDGEETEEICPEKTEIIDEKEQKCQLGGAIKSSKRDDVIEKKIGKVDNPSRSVKGSKDTDKSSISNPMSEIKVDEKENLKSKDEVADPSEPKQMRPKLIEKTAGEGKMNNTKKKISKQGKQGNPEDKAASSKVSSKDSGEKASSTTKVSTGEPKSQTSTSKTSTVKEDTAKTEKSDPKSASAILKKKKKSKADEMARVEKGKSLEMKGDPKPAKIGARLSRETNAVRALAQLQRGVSPSETIEQDQCNNPENKLPKGARKKKKKKSTAKSDTSATVANPEVGKKAPSTTNKQPVETMSVGVQVGDDLAALSAKRVSVRNSAVQVSMVDDDDTVSEMSEDRTTIDSEKTFESTDASKGLQQSGKYVTEFPYPARSIPKLIGRKGKNIRQIAGRTGTIITNRPSDIKEFHIVRVEAEHPKQLWIAMLAIQNNPRRD